The stretch of DNA TTACAATTGCACACCATCGGTGATGGCTTCTAATGCTATGAGCAAAGGTGTTTAACAAGCTAGGATGTTGGTCAACTGTCAGGTTACACATCTATAAGATGTAGGAGAAGTTGAAAATACACCAGCATATTCAAAATGGACAGTTCAAGTAACATACTGAATACATGGAAACTTGTTTGCTGAGCATGCAGAATAATAGAACAGAAATTTCATTGCCATCTTAAGTCACTCAATTACAACCACGTAGCAGACTGGGGGGATTCAATTACCACATATCAATGGCTTTGTCACAGCAGCAAAAAAACAACACAAGATAGTAAGAATTAAGAAGACAGCTGGTTCCATTATAGAAAGAGACCTTTGACTCAGTGGGGGCAAAAGTTGTACTGAAAAGTTTAATAAATCTATCATACAAAAAATTCCCCTTTCTACACGGTTAATACAGAGCGTCAAGTACACCAACAAGTGACTGGTATCTTCAGAGTCCACACTAACCATAAATCCACTATTCTGAAGTAAGCGATATGACAACATAACAAACAAATTCTAAGACTCTTCATTCATAACTTTTAATGGCTATCTAGAACAAACTGCAGAGTTAGCCAAATTCCTTAACTCTGATAAATGTTCATCAGTAGAGATGTTCAGTGTAAGCCTCAGATTAGTCATCAAAGCCTCTTGCTCCCAGCTAATTGATCCATAAGCATATAGTGCCATCATTGTTGcacgataagcatgcaactcaagcAGATGGGTTTCTTCCCCCAGACCACCTTTAATTGGAAGAGGTGATTCAGTTCCAGATACAGAagcttcgtcatcatcatcagtcCTACTACAAATATCTCCACTGTCGTACTCCTGAGGATGTGCTTGTCTATAGGGGCTACCGTAGGGATTGCAACTACCAACAGAGGATGCGGCACTATCAGTATCACTATCTTGAGTTGTTACAGAGGGATACTGATAATCAACATTAGCATTAACCACTGCAAGGTTTGTTTTAGGAAAGCCATTTGCTCTGTTATTTAAGGAATCATGCATGCATTTTTCACCCAGCATTAAGCATGGGGAATCAACAGCATCTACCTTATCCATCAAATGAAGAGAATCTCCAGGACCAAGATGTTGGCGTCTTCCATCTCTGCGAGAAGTCTGAAATCTCTTAGTAACTTCACTGCGCTGCATAGGGAAAGCTGATGCAGCAGAGGTTTTCCTCTTCATGCCTCGAGACATATTGTCTTCAAACACATTCTTGTTCTTTAATAGAAGATGACTGCCCCCTGAATTTCCACCTTTTGTCCGACTCCTGTGTGAACCAGCAGCACATCTTGCAGAATCCTGAAAGTAATAACCATGGCGTTAGCGAGTTATTACTATATACCAGACACTGAAGACTCTCTTCAAGCACTACAGTATATACTATTTAAAATGGAAATAAATAAGGCTGTGTCAACTGTTTGCCATAAGTTGTCCATAATTTCCATAACAGGCATAACATAGAAGCTTGTGCAACAATAATAAGTATTGGATAATTTGAAGGGGTGAACTGTACCTTTGGAAGAGCAACCCATTTGCCATCTTGCCAAAGCTGCCTTGTCCTAAGGTTGGATGCATCTACCCTCAATTCTAGGGAGGATCCGAGGAGCCTGACAAGATAGTACTCATGACCAAGCAATCTCACGACTTCCACAACCTTCCATGAATAGCTGTCGAAGACTTCAAGGATGTCGCCTGGGACCCAGCACACCAGACCATCTGGGGACGGGGGAGAAGgccttatcacctttcttggaaccCTTTCAATGGCCAGACTACCGTCAAGCAGACATGGATCATAGCTTACGAGATAGGTGTGCCCATTGCCAGAAAGGATCTCGGCAGGCCTCCAGGAACCGAAAGGTGCCTCCGCCTTCTGCAGTACCTCCACCTTGCCCCCTTTGCGGAATTTCATAGCGTCTTGCTATTTGCCAAGCACTGTTGCAGATAGATCACAAATTTTAGTATTTGAGCCAATGTGTTCTTAAAAACAGGATAAAAGATCTAAACTTGTCAAGGAGTATTGAATCGAACAAGATAAACTAATAAACATAACACGGATGATACTATCACATTGAAAGACAAATTCATCATAGATCAGAATGGGATTTCTGAAGTGTATTGTGCTGCAACCAATTTTTTATGTTATCTTGCACATCAGAACCTTACAGTAAACTGCAACGGTTGCACGTGCAGATTCAGTGCAATCGGATGCATCGAATCACCAATCCATAGGACAACAGATAGACGAACTGACTGGTTTAATTACTTAGACTAGAATAGTCGGACGAGAATACTTGGCATGAGAAATTGCTACGGGCACAACTATCCTCTGCAGCAAGTAATCAAGGAAGAGATTACCCGACGTATCGCCCACCAGATCAACAATAATCCATGGCGGACAGTTCAAGCAGACTCGCAATCTGGATTACCAGGCCAGAAATACTCCTAGAGGAATTACGGGCTCGTACATCGACGAGAAACAGATCGAATAAACTAGTAAATCCGCGCAGCAGAACGATCTGTCTATTCTAGTGAGTTCCCGAACAAGCACCTTCGAACTGGGGACCAGGAAACTATGGCGCTTAGTCAACCAGCTAATCAATCAATGCGATTACtctcgccgccgcctccatcccCGCATCAAGAACAACGCCCGCCCCAGACTCTAGAAAGAACGACAAAAAATTCAAAGACGGAACAGGAGGAAGGGGGCGCAAACCTTGCGATGCCGACTGCGGCCGCGGCCGGGAAGAAGCACGGAGAGAAAATCCGAGGAAAGGCTCCGCCGCCCGCCCAGAACTCCGCCCTGATTCTCCGCCCCGCGAGAGGAGAGATTAGACGAAGGAGAAAACCGGAGAGAAATCGTGAAGCGGAAGAAAAAAGGGAATCCGGAAATTaattttctttaattaattaacctGGGAGGGTTGCGGATTTTATACGTGTGTATCGAGGAGGGGGGGAGGTTGCGTTGCGTGGTGGCGCTTTCCAGAGCAAGGCGACAACTGAAGCCGCATCTCGGCCGTCGGATTGGAACTGCCATCCACTGTGCTCTCGGTCCACAGCCTCGGCGCCCGGGCCTTTCCGTCCGATGCGGATCGGGCGGCTCGGATGGGTCGCGCCCTTCCGTGGTAAATTACCAACCCTTTCTTTTACTTATttttatttaagataagatgaaaatTATCAACCCTTTCTTGGGCTGTCCGTTACGGTGCGTATGGTGTGCGTGGCTGGCCGCCATGTGGCGTCGAAAAAGAAGAACAACGTTTGAAATGCACAAACATATTTGGATCGTGCGCGGTTTTTGTCAAGGATATGTAAACATATGGATCAGATGCATGTCAAAGTTTGGACGGGGAAAATGCTGGCCCCATGATAGCTGCTGCCAGAGCTAGAATATGGGATGAAGTGAAAACTGCTTGTAAATTTCGGGTAACAGATAGTTATACTTAATAATTGTATGTGATTTATGGTTATCTTTTTTATGTTTTCATTAGGGATAGGTTTCCCTCTGGCCGGCAGTCGTTTGCGCGCCGCAGGCTCACACTAGATCCAACGCCTCAATTTAACTACTTCTGGTCCACACATACAGATTCGTTCGCCCTTTTCCTATTCTTTATCTCCTTCTTTCTCTGGCCCTCCCTACCATGGCTTCTTCTACCTCGTGCTGCCCTCGAGCAGAGCAACACATGCTCCTCCGACATGGCCCTTGTCGGCCCCAGCTTCGCCCACCCCTAGCCCCTAGGCTGCCTTACCAACGCCGCCTCTCCCCAAGCCACCTACACCCTGCGCCACCATCGTTTCCGGTGCTGCTCAGGGAAACAGCTGGCCACAACCACCATCGCTATAAACAGTGAGCTCGGGGGTCACCAGTGTGCGGCTGGCACGAGAGTTGCTACAACTGGCGTCGTGGGGGATGTTATGGCCGTTGATGCGAGATGTTGGAAATAGGCAACAGAGGAGCTGCGACCCACAGCGGAATTAGCTAGAACCAATTACGGCGAGGACATGACCCACAAAGGCGGTGACAAAGTTTTTGTTGCAACCCGCATCAGTTTTTTCTACTATCATTGTCTGCTTTTGCTACCACCGGCATCGGCATTTGCTACATCATTCACGATGTTGATGCAACCCCTACGACGGCGACGATGTTTTTTGTTGCAACCGGCTATGGCGAAAGCTACCACCGGAGACTTTTTTGCTACAAGTATGCATGGATTAGCTACGAGACATGACGATGGTGACAATGCTTGCTGCAACCGTTGTCAGGTTTGCTACGACTGGCGTCGTTCTTTGCTACATACTTCATGGCTTAGCTGCGACGTGCGTTGGTGGCGACGATGTTTT from Triticum dicoccoides isolate Atlit2015 ecotype Zavitan chromosome 6A, WEW_v2.0, whole genome shotgun sequence encodes:
- the LOC119316591 gene encoding uncharacterized protein LOC119316591 isoform X2; this encodes MKFRKGGKVEVLQKAEAPFGSWRPAEILSGNGHTYLVSYDPCLLDGSLAIERVPRKVIRPSPPSPDGLVCWVPGDILEVFDSYSWKVVEVVRLLGHEYYLVRLLGSSLELRVDASNLRTRQLWQDGKWVALPKDSARCAAGSHRSRTKGGNSGGSHLLLKNKNVFEDNMSRGMKRKTSAASAFPMQRSEVTKRFQTSRRDGRRQHLGPGDSLHLMDKGRSWRLVKHPSVGLC
- the LOC119316591 gene encoding uncharacterized protein LOC119316591 isoform X1 encodes the protein MKFRKGGKVEVLQKAEAPFGSWRPAEILSGNGHTYLVSYDPCLLDGSLAIERVPRKVIRPSPPSPDGLVCWVPGDILEVFDSYSWKVVEVVRLLGHEYYLVRLLGSSLELRVDASNLRTRQLWQDGKWVALPKDSARCAAGSHRSRTKGGNSGGSHLLLKNKNVFEDNMSRGMKRKTSAASAFPMQRSEVTKRFQTSRRDGRRQHLGPGDSLHLMDKVDAVDSPCLMLGEKCMHDSLNNRANGFPKTNLAVVNANVDYQYPSVTTQDSDTDSAASSVGSCNPYGSPYRQAHPQEYDSGDICSRTDDDDEASVSGTESPLPIKGGLGEETHLLELHAYRATMMALYAYGSISWEQEALMTNLRLTLNISTDEHLSELRNLANSAVCSR